GTGATTTCAATCAATGAAAGCTTGGACTTTTGCCCCTACTCTGTGCAGGATTCTCTTCTGCTCAAGCCCCGTCATGTATAAGCAAACCCCAGCCAAACCTCTTCATGAATATGCACATACCGTTAGCTTCAAATTTTCCTAATTTTGCTGTTCGGGAAacactgctttgggaaatatTACTGGTATTCTCCTTACTTACAAGTCTTCCTTCTCTCACACTTTAGCTTGGTTGTGTCTTTTGACTCGACACTCACTGAGACAAATCCAGTTTTTCAGGTAATAATCCCAGCCAGCAGGGGGAGGCATTTGTGGAGCATTCCTTGGACATTTTCAGGGGACCTTTTCAGACCCTCTCTTGAGAAGCCCCATTATCTGCTCCACACCTCCTACCTGATTCAAAATCTGTGATTTAGCAGTAAACTGGTGAGAAAAGACTCAGTCTCAGCTCCCCAGCCCTGGGAGTGTTCAAGAACTCCCATTGTAGTGGAGGAGTCAGAGTAAACAATTGCTAATCAAATCAGAAACAAAGGTTTCTCACTTACTTGAGCAACAAAGCAGGATGGAAGTGGCTAAAAAGCTTCAAGGATCAGGAGAGATGAAACTCAAGTTGAAGAGTGATTTGGAGGTTACCAGGATAAGggttagcagtagcagcagtagcaggataAGGGTGCTGTGGGAACAGGATATGCAAGGGCACAAGGAGACTAATTGAGcatatagagaaaataaaacactttcaCTCAGGCTTACGCAATACAtaattatcattcccattttacaaagctctgagatgttaagtaacttgcctaaggccaTCCAGCTGGTAAGTAGGAAGACCCAAACTGGACCTCTAAAGATTCTCTAGGTCAGTTGTGCCCCCCTAACTCCTTCTCTCACCCCAGAAGACATCCCTTGTTCTCCTGCTATCTTTCTCCAAAGCCTTCCCCCTCTTTTCTCAGAAGTCCTTGCATAATTAACCATTACCAGGCTCATGAACAAGGACAGGAGTCCAGAGTCTCAAGACCTCTTCCACCACTTGCTGGCCTTGTATAACCTAGGCTCAGGGATCAAAATCCCACCCTACTCAGCCTGCCTGCCCTTCTCCTCTGGGTTGCTGTGAGGATCAAAAGAGTATAAGGATGTGACTATGTTCCCTGCGATCCTTCAGGACCCCTTCCTCTGCACCCGCAGGCACCACATCCCCGCCCTGGAACCTATTATGCAAACATTTTACTCAGTCTAAGGATATCTGTTCAGTCCAGGGGCGAGTTCACCTGACGTCGATCCGAGGAGTGGATATACAGTTTGGCAGCCCCACCCGGCGACGACCTGGAATAGAAGAAGGGGAGCCCTCGGTTGGCAAAAGGAGCAGCCCCAAACAGGCCGATGAACTGCTGTCTCCGCACTCGGCTTCTGCGCCTGTCCAGTGACCCAGGGTCTAACCTCTCCTCCTCCCTACCAgtgataaaaaacaaacaaacaaacaaaaaactctgcTCCTGGGGGACCCCTCCCAGCACTCCGAGTCGACAGCCCAGGTACCGGTGCCGGGGTGTGGAGAGTTAACTCCAACCGCTTCTCTGCAGATTCCGGGGGCCGGGTCGCCTGGAGCACCTCCCATTGGCCGTCGAGCCGGCTCGGCGTTGATTGGCTGCGGCTCTCGGCTACGCCTCTCCAAGGCTCCTCATTGGGCGCTGCTCTCCAGTGATTGGAGTGTGGTGGCCAGGCCTCTGTAGGCTACCCGGGGTGAAGCTGCTGAGGGCTCCAGCAGATGCCTGGGGGCGCTCATCCTCTGCTGAGTCTGGACTTCCTTCCCGGATTCAGACCTCGCTGCTGCCCCGGGGACGCTACCGGATCTTCTCCTGGtcctctccttccttcatctgctgattttcttttcccttcctcccccGCACGCGTCTCCCAACTCTGCTTTTCTCTCCCCTACTCCCGGCCCCCGTGTCTGGCCATCCTAAGTAAGCATCCCACCTGCTGTCCTCTTGACTTCTGTCCCTCCTTGACCTCAAATCCCTTAATTAACAAGTCCCTGTCATAGCCTTCTCGCCAGACTCTCCTAAACTCATATTTCTCTCTACCATCTCCTGACTCCCAAATTCCAGCTAACCCTTGACCTCTTGACATCTGACCCTGACACTGTATAGATTCCAGACCTCTAAATTTCTACCTCCCTGCAGCCTGGACCGCTGGAACTGAGGCTCTCCCCAGGATATTCTGACCTCAATTCTGAAGTTAATTTTAACTTTCTTACCCCTGGGCCAGTTCCTGCTACTGCTGTCCCACCATGGACTTCTTGATGAGCGGCCTGGCAGCCTGCGGGGCCTGTTTGTTCACCAATCCCCTGGAGGTGGTGAAGACCAGGATGCAACTGCAGGGAGAACTGCGGGCCCCCGGCACCTACCAACGGCACTACCGAAACGTCTTCCATGCCTTCATCACCATCGGCAAGGTGGACGGCTTGGCGGCCCTGCAGAAgggcctggcccctgccctctTATACCAGTTTCTGATGAACGGCATCCGGCTGGGCACCTACGGGCTGGCAGAAGCTGGGGGCTACCTGCATACGGCTGAAGGCACGCTCAACCCTGTTCGCAGCGCCGCAGCTGGGGCCTTGGCTGGGGTCATGGGAGCCTACTTGGGGAGCCCCATTTACATGGTGAGAAGAAGGGTCTTGCCTGGGGCCTTCCAGGAAGATCCTTGGTGCAGGGTGGGTGCCTGGGCCTTCACTGAGGTTGGAAGTGGATTTGTGTAGGGGGAAGATGAGCGGTTTGATTAACATACTTCAGCGAGTCTGGGGATTGGGGGAGGTCCTGGGCATCACAGAATTACCATCCTGTAGTCTGCCTCTGAGTTATCTGGTATAGGTGAAGGGTCAGAAGCCTGAggcccagaaaaggaaatgactagctcaaggtcacacagctgcttaTTGCTAGGACCAGTCCAGTCCTTGCttggcttctttggtggctcagtggtaaagaattcacctccaatgcaggagatgtgaatttgatcttcccatgggttgggaagatcccctggtgaaggaaatggcaacccactccagtattcttgcctgggaaatcccatggacagaggagcctggcgggctatagtccatggggtcgccaaagaatcagacactactgagtgactaaagaagAACAAGGCTCTGCTTAGCTCTCTCTCTGGAAAGACACTGTGAGGCAGTGAGGTCTGTAGAAGGAAAGGTAATCTGGTTTCCCTCCCAGGTTATGAGGTTCAGGGACAGTGATCTCTCCAAAGCCAGCTGGAGGCCAGAGAGCAAGTTTTGCAGGGGACCCCTCACAACCTGCCCCAGAGTCTGATGTTGGAGCCTGGTCATGGTAGTGGCTGAAGATTCTGTCTGCCAGTCTGAGAACAGGAGGTGGCATGAGAGGCTGGACACCAGGTCTCGCCTAATGTGAACATTCTTAGGAAATGTTGCCATtttccatcccccacccctaccccaaggGAGGGAGGATGTAGAGGGGGTGGGGTGCCTCACAGTGCTAGGAGATCCATCCCCCGGGATTGGAGCCAAGGAACACAGTCTCATGACCAATTTGTTAAGTAGGAACAACAATAATTATCAGATTAGAAGGATATTGATTGCTGAATACCCTAGAGAAAGTGTGAGGGGGTCAGGCATTTGGGTTTCTGAGGTGGGAGGCTGACCTCTGAGCCATAGGCTGTAATACTCTGTCTTTCCCAGGTGAAGACACACCTCCAAGCACAGGCAGCCACAGAAATCGCTGTGGGGCACCAGTATAATCATCAGGTGAGGGTTTTCCAACCCCTGGCTTGAGTCCCTGCccattctctcccttcttcccccagCTTTCTGCCTGTACCCAGCAGCTCCAACCCAGCCACAGATCTGCTCTGCCCATCAGTTCAGCCCTACTCCAcccctggaatccacccaaaccctcTTTCCCATATGTTCCCAGTTCCTCTAGTCTTCTGCACCTGTTTCTCCTGCCCCATCCTCCTGACCTGCTAGTGTCCTCACTTGCATACACCCTGCCCTGTTCTGGGGTGGCGAGGGAGAGAAGGATAGGTTGGTCGATAACTGAGGGCCACATTCATGCTCGAAGCCTACATAGAACTGGTTGTCTAGACATTGGGGTGCCTATGATGGACCCATCCTTGTCACTGTTAGGAGGTAGCAGCCCCTGATGCTTGGGTGACTGAACCCTGCCCCCATGGTctttccccccgcccccaccagggCATGTTTCAGGCACTAACCAAGATTGGCCAGAAACATGGTCTGGTGGGGTTGTGGCGTGGGGCCCTGGGCGGCCTGCCCCGAGTTATCGTCGGTTCCTCCACCCAGCTGTGCACCTTCTCCTCCACCAAGGACCTCATGACCCAGTGGGAGGTACTgcctggggaaggggtggggccaCCCTGGGAATGTGGGCAGGGGTGCGGGGGGCAACCTGAAGCGGGCTCAGTTTGAAGTGGGACAGTGCCAACGTTCAATGTGAGGGGGTAGCAGGTAGTCTTGGGGGGCCACTGTCTCTTTCTAACCTTCCCACAGTTCTCTTGTGCCTTCCACCCAGGTGTGCCTGAGTCCTCAGTGCCTTGTACTCTTTCTCCGTCAGTGTTATCACCGGTGGAGTGGAAGCTCCCTGAGTTACCGGCTCTTTCCTGTATCCCCAGTGCAGGGCCTGGCCTTTCTGTGGGGTTGAACGATTGGCTGACAGagttctccctccctcccccattaGATATTTCCACCCCAGAGCTGGAAGGTGGCTCTGGCGGCTGCCATGGTGAGTGGCATTGCGGTGGTCCTGGCCATGACACCCTTTGACGTGGTCAGCACCAGGCTGTACAACCAGCCCACAGATGCTCAGGGCAAGGTAAGGGAGTGCCCTGGGGTGTGGGCAGGCAGGGAGAGCTGGGGGATGGGGGAAAGCAGATTGTGGGTGGAGGTAGGAACCCTAAAATGCAGCCTACTGAGGTGAGGCTCCTGGTGGGTTCTGACAAActccttctctctgcttttcCTCTCCCACCTCTCAGGGCCTCATGTACCGGGGGTTACTGGATGCTCTGCTGCAGACGGCTCGGACAGAGGGCATTTTTGGCATGTACAAGGGAATAGGTGCCTCCTACTTCCGCCTTGGCCCCCACACCatcctttccctcttcttctgggaccagCTGCGCATGGTCTACTACACCTACACCAAATAACGACAGCCGCTCTTCCCCACTCCAGCAAATCAGCACTCCTTGGACTCTTCCGACTCCATTTTTTATTACCGGGAGACTTCTGACCAGATGACCTTTCATCCATCCGAGGGGGACCGCCAACACCACTCCCCATCTGATTTCTCAGGATTGAATCACTACAAGGGATAGTTTCCCTCCCTTTCTTGGGTGTTGCTTTAAACCTTCCCTGCCTGTACTCCTACACATTTCACACCGCTCTCTCAGGGCTGAACCTGTCACTCCAAAGTGTGTTTCCTCCCTTTCTCCACTGCCGGCCTTGGGTCCCTTCTGATCCCATGTATAATTTTAACTTCACCTGTCCAAGACCAAAGGGAATTGAGGGGACCCAGGTGTTCTGTTAGATTTCAAAGGCACAGAGATTATATTGGTTATAAagcaagtttatttctgcagagAGGAGGTGTCTTGTGTTTATGCACTGGAAAGGAATTAGGGGAGTGTATCCAACCCTTTGTTCCCCTTGCAGAACAGAAGCCTCAGGTCTTCAGAAGCATTATGCAGCATTTCAGCATCCTTACTGGGGACCAAAGATGTTGGGATCGTGAAGGGTCAGACTGGTCACAAGCTGTTCAAAGTCGCCCAGGCTCCAGGGAGGAATTGACAGATTTTCCGGGCCAAGAGATAACCTATTCTCagggcttgggggtggggaacagaTAGAGAACATCATCTAGGCCTTGAAGCTCCCATTTCCCCAGAAGACCTGGTTATCTGTGACCCCAAACTCGTGGCCCACTCCCACTTCCTTGGAAGCCCCCACCAGCCAGTCTCCCTACTCTGCCCCTCCAAGCCTAATTCCCCTGGGGACCCAATCATTATCCACGTGCCCTTTCTATCCTTACGGGGGCTGATTGAAGGTgagaaggagatcagtctggtaCTGGGGCAGCCGCAGCAAAGCCTGATGCAGTGTCACATACTTGGCTACCTAAAGGGATCAGAGTCCGGATGCTTACCTGATTCCCCAGTGCCACCCCCTTAACCCCTCCAGGACGTCTCACACTTCTCTGACCCTCACCTGCTGATTTTCTTTAGCTACCTGCTGTTGGCCAGAGAGGATCCAGGCTTCTTGACAGCAGCCCCTCAGGGCCAGGTTCTCCAAAACTAGGGGCTGCACAGTCTCCACTTGCACAGCCCTAGCCTCTTGCACCCCGCCAACATCTTCAAAGTGGTACCTGGAGTTGAGGGAGCAGGGTCAGGGAGGGGCATTTGTTACTGCCCTTTCAAGTATCTGTTAAATCCTAAGCTGCTCTCGCTTCCAGTGATAACATGTTGCCCTTGGAGTTCTCATTACCCTGATTAACCGTCCAGCCACAGGCCACGCCCACTCCCTCGGCTCCGGCCCTCCCATTGGCCAGCCGCGGGCCCGCCTCCCTCACCGGGCAGCCTCCTCGCCCTGCACGTGGGCCTGCAGCTCTAGAAGTTCGACTATCAG
This portion of the Bubalus bubalis isolate 160015118507 breed Murrah chromosome 3, NDDB_SH_1, whole genome shotgun sequence genome encodes:
- the RANGRF gene encoding ran guanine nucleotide release factor isoform X3, whose protein sequence is MEPTRDYPLFGGAFSATLPPGAIDVSDLRPVPDNQEVFCHRVTDQSLIVELLELQAHVQGEEAARYHFEDVGGVQEARAVQVETVQPLVLENLALRGCCQEAWILSGQQQVAKENQQP
- the SLC25A35 gene encoding solute carrier family 25 member 35 isoform X1, which codes for MDFLMSGLAACGACLFTNPLEVVKTRMQLQGELRAPGTYQRHYRNVFHAFITIGKVDGLAALQKGLAPALLYQFLMNGIRLGTYGLAEAGGYLHTAEGTLNPVRSAAAGALAGVMGAYLGSPIYMVKTHLQAQAATEIAVGHQYNHQGMFQALTKIGQKHGLVGLWRGALGGLPRVIVGSSTQLCTFSSTKDLMTQWEIFPPQSWKVALAAAMVSGIAVVLAMTPFDVVSTRLYNQPTDAQGKGLMYRGLLDALLQTARTEGIFGMYKGIGASYFRLGPHTILSLFFWDQLRMVYYTYTK
- the RANGRF gene encoding ran guanine nucleotide release factor isoform X1, giving the protein MEPTRDYPLFGGAFSATLPPGAIDVSDLRPVPDNQEVFCHRVTDQSLIVELLELQAHVQGEEAARYHFEDVGGVQEARAVQVETVQPLVLENLALRGCCQEAWILSGQQQVAKENQQVAKYVTLHQALLRLPQYQTDLLLTFNQPPPENRLSLGPENLSIPPWSLGDFEQLVTSLTLHDPNIFGPQ
- the RANGRF gene encoding ran guanine nucleotide release factor isoform X2, translating into MEPTRDYPLFGGAFSATLPPGAIDVSDLRPVPDNQEVFCHRVTDQSLIVELLELQAHVQGEEAARYHFEDVGGVQEARAVQVETVQPLVLENLALRGCCQEAWILSGQQQVAKYVTLHQALLRLPQYQTDLLLTFNQPPPENRLSLGPENLSIPPWSLGDFEQLVTSLTLHDPNIFGPQ
- the SLC25A35 gene encoding solute carrier family 25 member 35 isoform X2; the protein is MDFLMSGLAACGACLFTNPLEVVKTRMQLQGELRAPGTYQRHYRNVFHAFITIGKVDGLAALQKGLAPALLYQFLMNGIRLGTYGLAEAGGYLHTAEGTLNPVRSAAAGALAGVMGAYLGSPIYMVKTHLQAQAATEIAVGHQYNHQIFPPQSWKVALAAAMVSGIAVVLAMTPFDVVSTRLYNQPTDAQGKGLMYRGLLDALLQTARTEGIFGMYKGIGASYFRLGPHTILSLFFWDQLRMVYYTYTK